The genomic window GTAGTGAatgaaaaaaactgttttgatAATGGTTTTCGTGCACATACCTTGTCTGTAATGTAGAGACCTATGGGATTTTCATTgaagaggtaagggagaaggATGGTACATACCAATACCAATTGACATACCTTTGTGTGCCCCCTCTATATACCTACAGACACAAAAGTGAGCAGTTCAGTCACCTCTACCCAATACAGCTAaccttcaacatattcttatagtatacatattcttacctctgttgattgatatccattgaaATTTGTCAATTTTTTGTTTTACAAAGATTTGCACAAATATGAAAAGATGGTATCATCATAAAACAATATCAATTTAGATCATATAAGGGACAAACCTTACCTTAAATTGAGATCTTTACATTTTTCAGTTAAGTGTCTGGGCCTGCTCTCCTTTCATATTCAAATCCAAatgtttcagttgggcagttgggttcctgcaaaaaaaaaaaaaaactaaggaGGTTTCTCAATGAACCCCACCTCCTATGGGGTTCTTGAAGAACCCTTTGGGGGTAATTTTCAGTGCCAAGAACCCTAAGGTTTCTCAAACTTTAATGATCTTAGAAGAACCCTTGTAGAACACCACATTTTTTAGAGTGTTGTTGCTACCATTATGAATTATAGTGTTATGTATGTACCATGCACTTCTGTAATACCTGGGTTGTATTTAATAATATATTCCACTCATTATCTAAATGTCAATGATACACTGTGAGCTGATTCATTTCAAGCAGGGGATACAGTACAGCATCAGTTTACAAGTCATGTGGAAAAGGTGATTTAGTACAATGTTGCATGCGGCAGAAATGGAATATACATAACTGTCCTACGTTTTCACAGTAGCCAATACCCCTATTTCTGATGATTTGTCTTACGTATGTACTGTATAACGATAATGAAACTGTAAGACACACATTTCTCAACTTGCTCACAACCTGCCATtacaatcaatcaaatcaattatAAAGCACTGCTTACATAAGCtggtgtcacaaagtgctgtacagaaacccagcctaaaaccccaaacagcgagcaatgcaggtgtagaatcacggtggctaggaaaaactccatagaaaggacagaaccgaggaagaaacctagagaggaccaggctatgagggttggccagtcctcttctggctgtgccaggtgtagattataacagaacatggccaagatgttaaaatgttcatagatgatcagcagggtcaaataataataatcacagtggttgtcgagggtgcaacaggtcagcacctcaggagtaaatgttagctggcttttcatagccgatcattcagagtatctcaaCCACTCCTGCTGTTTCTagggagttgaaaacagcaggtctgggacaggtagtacatccggtgaacaggtcagggttccatagccacaggcagaacagttgaaactagagcagcagcatggccaggtggactggggacagcaaggagtcatcaggccaggtagtcctgaggcatggtcctagggctcaggtcctcagagagagagagagagagaaagaaagaaagtaagaaagagagaatgaaagaaagagagaaagagagagaattagagagaacatacttaaattcacacaggacaccggataagaaatactccagatataacagactgcccctagccccccgacacataaactactgcagcataaatactggaggctgagacaggaggggtcgggagacactgtggtcccgtccgacaatacccccggacggggccaaacaggcaggatataaccccacccactttgccaagcaaaacccccacaccactagagggatatcttcaaccaccaacttaccatcctgagacaaggccgagtatagcccacaaaggtcTCCGCCACgtcacaacccaaggggggttaCAGGCAGCAGTAGCCTCGTTGTTAGAACATTgtgccagtaactgaaaagttgctggtttgaataccaGAGGCGACaatgtgaaaaatctgtcgaaCATCTGTCGATGTTTCAAAACTATAAGCACattttgatgatgatgataaccATTAGGATTTTACATCACAGTAagtaaaatatttatatatatttacaaatcagagatgtagtctactgtatagtaTGTAACAGATGCATCTCCTATACCAAGGGGTATAGGGGTAATCAACGACTATTTGAGAAGATACCTTTGCCACAAATTTCCTAGGTGGCAAAGGTATGGATATTGTAAATTATCGGTTTAGTTACCAAGCCCCACCTTGCGACCCACCCATGCAACCCCAAACTGCATTAAATTGAAAGCCCGACTGAGTtcctaaaaaataaaaacaattgttAAAGTCGGGAAACACGCAGTCCGCATTGACCGCATTCTGGGTTCGGATCTGGACGGTGGTCTGCCTGTAGAATATGGCTCCCCTATAAATAAAACAAACCCTCCGGTGTTGCTAATCCTCAAAAGAGGCTTGTCAGGCTTTAATTTGTTTCATTTGATTACAGTACACCTATGTTGTCATTATATTTGAGCAATACATTTATTATGTTGCATCCCTGATTGTGAATGATGTCTTCACCTTTGACCACACATGGCATAGAAATTATGGAAATTTGATTTTCAGGAAATGTTATGGGTAGTGCAATGTGTAATGTGAAaacagtgtaatgtactgtaatttacagtactgtagcatattaTATTCAAAGGGCAATTTTTAAACACACATTTTTTGCTATTGGATTAAATGGTTGTTAAAGGACCAATAtcattatgttgtgttttggtgattAACTCAATGTTCTCATGGTATTCCACAGTAAACTTATATTTTGGATCAAAGGTTGTGTGGTGAAAGATGTCTCCAAACAATATGAATACACAATAACATATTTTGAATACAAGGCTTGCTGTTTTACAAGGGTTACCAGTTTGGAGTTTTGAAAATTCCCACATAGGCATACTTCTGAAAATAGCACCAAAGCCATTGAAAAAAAACTGTAAATTGGAGCCTAGTTAAAATGACTAAATGGTCAGCCTATCATTCATTATCTGATGAATTGGTGACTAAACAAAATGTTCTCATGGTATTTCACAGAATAACTTGATTTTGCATGAATGACTCAGGGAAAAAACTGTGAAAAACGCAAAGAATGCGCAATCAAAAGATAGGGCATTATAATTGTTATCAGTTTAGAGTTTTGTACTTAGTTTTTTTTATATAGTACCACATACATCTAAAAAATGTGCCAAAGTGATTGAAAAAAAAACGGTAATATGATAACATTGATGATTTACATTCAACCATCATTATTTTCACCATGTATTATTTCTGTTTGTATTCCTTATTTATTTGATTTTCACACACAATGGTGAGCGTGTGAACTGAGGCAGATCAGACTCAGGGTGGCGCGAGAAGCTAAAGGATTGGTGTCTGGGACTCACGGATAGGTCATTGCGGGTCACAGCGCAGCGCATGACAACGCAGCGTCCAGTGGTTGACACTTCATTACCATAAGGACTGGATTTTTTTTAGTTTTGTAAGAATCATTCTTATACCTACAACTAATAATTTCAGAAATAGGTTAAAAACATTGACTACCTCATATGCCTACGCAGTTCTTAGAATTAGGTTTTTAACCTATATGAGTAGAATATTATTGTAatgaaagaaaataaaaataaaaattgcatGGTTTAGTACATTAGTTTGATGAGTATGTTAAATTGTACTTAGGGAGAAACATTGGTTGATTCTCATTTTATGTGATGGTACTTGCTGGAATATTCAATAATAACATTATGCAGGGGGATTATGATACAGTGCCttaaacatttatgaaaaataaaacactaatcttcattagataagtattcgacgccctgagtcaatacatgttagaatcaccttggGCAGCTGTTACaggtgtgagtctttctgggtaaatctctaagcaCTATTCACAActgaattgtgcaacatttgcccattattattttcaaaattcttcaagctctgtcaaattggttgttgatcattgctagacaaccattttcaggtcttgccataacTTTTCAAtcagatttaagtaaaaactgtaactctGCTGCTTAGGAATATTCACTGTTCTTAGTAAGCAACTTCAGTgtgtatttggccttgtgttttaggttattgtcctgttgaaatgtgaattcatctcccagtgtctgctggaaagcagactgaaccaggttttcctctaggattttgcctgtgcttgaAGCCATTCCATTTCTTCAGTCCATAACGATTACATTTATGAAAAATATGCTTGAGAATATGGAGCGTGGTGatcagtaatgtgttgcattggatttgcccaaaacataacACTGTATTCAGGAAAAAAAATATTGCTTTACCACATTTTGtgaagtattactttagtgccttgttgcaaacaggatgcatgttttggaatatttgtattatgtaCAGACTTAATCCTTTTTACTctttcaattaggttagtattgtggagaaactacaatgttgttgaggcatcctcagttttcttctatcacagctattaaactctgcaactgtttgccggagaggaaggaaatccctgagtggtttccttcttcTCCGGTAACTGAATtatgaaggacgcctgtatctttgtagtgactcgGTGTATTGATTAACTTTACCATGGTTAAAGggatatttcatatttttttccttcttttttttacccatttacCAATAGGTACCATTCTTTGTGACACATTGGAACACCTCCCCTGGTCCTTGTGGTTGTATCTGTGTTTGGAAATCATTGCTCAACTGAAGGACCttaaagataattgtatgtgtggggtacagagatgaggtactcattaaaaaatcatgttaaacactgttattgcagacagaatgagtctatgcAATTTATTATGGGATTTATGCaaaaaaaattcacccaacatttaacctaaatccaatgacaggatgacatttGTTGCTGAATTCACATTAGTTAACAACAACcaaatttaaatcaaaactggatgTTGAACTGAcatttgtgcccagtgggatgcaaACACTGCCAATATGATTTTGTTTTACATGGATGCAGGCTGTTAGGTAGCCTAGACCTTTTCTTCCTTTCACCCACTTTAACCTGCCATTGCATCTAAATTGTTTACActtggatcaaccctactcatGTTAACTTTCAGCGAACATTTGGATAACCATGATAGCTTTGCCCTCATGTGGGTGCTAGCAAGTATACTTGGTAGTGTTAGGTATCAACAGTTAATCCAGTAGGGGtttaacctaatgtagcaggtgTAAGAGAAACGCCTGAGCAGAGTTTCTACATGTGGTTTTCAGAGGAAAAGGAAGCTAGGTTTAAAATTGCAACTCCACTTAGTCTAGTAGGGGCTGGAAGCTATAGTGAGCTTTGATTGGTCAATAGCACAACTATGCCTCTGATTATTTGCATTATTTGCATTATTTGCATTGAAAATTAATATGACTCAGCTCCTAATGTATAACTGTGCATTTTCTTAAGAAAATACTATGTGTTTGCTGTTGGTGGTATTATGTTGCTCAGATAATAATCTATTGGCATATTTTACCAGCCTGGTCTcacagactagacgtaacatagtgaatgtaaatctgggacactcaaattagtatgatatgttatgttttgaatggttacataaaacagatggttacttaatGCAAAatgaaagtagggtggttggtcagggtgaaTGGGTGAGCATGTATAGTGAACATcaagcaacccaaaggttgcaagttcaaatctcatTGTGGTCAACTTTAGCATATTAGCAACTTTTtgactacttactactttttagctactttcaaactacttagcatgttagctaccccttcccctaaccttaacccttttagctaacccttcccctaaccctaaccttagctaacacttcccctaaccctaaccataacccttttagctaacccttcccttaaccctttaaccaaactcctaaaataaccctaaccttaaccctaaccctgacccctagcctagcctagctaacatgaTTGTTAGCCACCTAACCAAATTTGaaacatattgtacgttttgcaaattcttaacatatacatttttcaaatttgtaacatataatatgaattgtaattcataacatatcatggACATCCAAAAATGAATACATCCCATacaaaatgtaacatatcatactaaatggtgTGTCtctgatttacatacagaatcaaatgaaatgctctgagaccaggtagATTTTACATGACCTATATAAGGCATTTGGTgcttacattttatttatttattgcaaAATATTAGAGTTTGTCATGGACTTGATCTGCTCTTATGCACTTATTATTTTTGTTTAATGCAGAACCTAATATACAATCTGAGCTCCCCTTAAGTTATTGTATTTTATGGTATTAATAAATAATTAGGCTTCATACATCAGATGACTGAATATGATATTTGTTTTATTGTGGTTGGAATACTGAACAAATAACGCCATATGAAAAGATATTTATCATTATTTTAAACATCCCACGTGATCTGAACATTTAAAATGTGTATAGTACGGAGCATTATGGTATATGGAGTATACAGCATGGAGATGCAGTAGTCCTAGTGCCCAAACATCCACCAGTGCACCATGCCTGTTTTACATCTATGTAAATCGTACAAATGACAATAACAAATCATTAAGCAAACTCATAACTCGATTTTTACCACAGTGATTAGAAAACATGTCATTTAacgttttaaaaaataaaatgtagttATAAAACGTGTCAATGATCGGTAAGAAAACTCTCTGACGCATCGTCTTTAACCAACGTTTATTGTTCCTAAAGTCTCGTTTTAGACTTTCGACAGAAAATAGTCATACTATAAAACCGAATAAAAAGTCTTAAAAACGTTGTTGTTCTTATTTCAAAGACCACATGTATAAAGACGTGTTAAAAAATCCACAATATAAGTAATGGGATTTAATGCCCCAGTTCTGTTCAACGGCGCCTTTCTCTAGTGGTGCTATAAAAGTCTCCAACACTTTAGAAGTCCTGGGATcctttatattttatttaatctCCATTTCTtttatttctttttttctctccaaagtTGCACACAGGATCAATTATATGAAACACGGCGAAACTTTCAAGATTAAAACGTCCTGATGAAAAAAAGCAGACGAGCAAACGGTTTTGGCGCATGAGACCCAAGGCTGAATCTGTGAGACGGAGCGTACACAATAAACCTGTTGTTAAACTTGCTGTGAAAATATGTTTGAAGAAAATAGACAATTGTTGTACGAAATGTATTCAAGTATAAAATAATGCCCTTTGTTGGGGAAAACTTGAGCAATGTGAGGGTACAAAAGTCCCCTGTGGTATTTACTAGGCTCCTTTGTGAAGTTTGCGCTTTGGCGTCTCCACTTGGCGCATTACCCAGGCCCCTTTAAACGCGATTGTTTCTTTCTTTCTAATGACGTTTACCGGATCAAAACATGCTCTTAATTCGATCAGAAAGCTTCACCCTTCACAACAATACCAGAATAATTTCTCCCAAAGTTTGTTAAGTTGACCGAAATTAGGCAAATGAATAGGGGTCTCCAGGCTACCCCTGACGCAGGTGACGGGGATAATGCACGTTCACACCAGCTGCATTCTTCTTTATTTCTCCCTTTTCTTTCACAGCATTATTAAAATTTAGGCCAATGAAATTATTCACTCGACTCAATAGACATTTTCTTATAGGATAATAGGATACAAATTGAGCCTCTCCAAAGAGTCCTCAGTGGTGGGCAACCCTCGTGTGCCAAAGACTGCTGGAGACGCCGGCCGGTACGCAGGCGACGCTCGTGTGCCAGGCCCATCACACACCTGCCTAGGACTCACACGAAAAAAAGAATGTAAACAAAAAGCTTGCCATCTCTCATAAAAGATGGACGTGTCACCAAGTCGTGTGAGAAACGAGGAGAACAAACGGGGGACTCCGTCTCCAAGAGATCTCCCTTGAACTTGGCGGAACAGCCTATTAAAGGCTTACTTAATTACTCTAATGGCACTGGACAGGCCTTAAAACTCAGACAGGGCTTGGGTGGAAGTTAAGTTCGCTTGCTGGGATTTGTAAACAGGCGATCGTGTGAGAAACGCGAGTTGGAAAAAAGAGGGGTCTTTTTTCGGCGGCTTTGTTTTCAGTGCGCGCACTGCGCCTGGTCGGATCAGGCGAACCCAACGCTCAATTCACATTTCCCGCCTGGGTTGTTACTATGCAAATAATATTCTAAAAGCAATCACGTGCATGTCTTTTGAACAGCCACGTGGATGAACAAAGCAAGTCTGCCCCCCTGCTAGCCGTTGGCTTCAGACTTTTTACTTGTTCTTTAACTGATCCTAAATGCACACATTTACTAGAAGCTTGCTCTTTAATCCTACGGAATAATTTAGACCATGAATGCTGGAGTCCCTCGGATGATCGCTTTATAAGGGGCAGCTTCTCAGCTCACCTCTCAGTCTACCTAGTCTACAAGCTGAGGAACACATCCAAACTGCCTCACGGCATTACTATTTTGAATTAGAACTTTATCGGCACTTTGCTAAAGGATGGCATCCAAGATGAAGGATCGCAAGGTAGGCGCTCCCCTTCTGCGCTCTGGGATGGAAACCTACTCGGAAACCGTGGCCTTTTCTAGTCGTTATTTGaatatttattacaatattttaCTTTGGTACTCATAATGTACAATCATTATGTATATGTGTAGTCAAAGGCGAAATTTGGTTCCATGGAAATTGATCTGATAGCCTACTATGCTTTTGCGCACTTGAGCGAAAACGTAACCAATATAGTACACATTTGAGTTAGCAAAAACgacaaaaaatgtaaataattattttaaagaagaaaagtGGCTGAAGTTGTCACTGCAATAGTATAATTGACGGTTCGAAGCACATTAGTGCCATACTCCATGGTTGTGTTTGAGCTTTGGCACCTGCCTTGGCCCATGTGATGCTCAGTAGCGCTGTTGCGCTCTAGTGCACCAAAGCGCACCAAGGTGGCTAGGCAAGGCAACGTCTCTTTGCCGTTTGGTTTCCAAGTAGTTTCGTCTTCATTCTAGTTTCAATCAGCTTTTTGTTCTAGGTTTCCAGAGCTATACACTTTAGACATGGCCTACTGTTGATTATTTTTGTTTGTCTAATCATTTGCGTTGTTATTTTTCAACAGAGAACTCCCATCTCCCATAAAGTAATAGAAAAAAGAAGACGAGATCGCATCAACCGCTGCCTAAATGAACTGGGGAAAACCGTGCCAATGGCGCGCGCGAAACAGGTAGCATGCAGTTGTACAATTAAATAATCTTATTCACAATTCATAAACAATCGCCTAAATTATCTTATTCAACGTTTTATATTGGCTAAAAATATGTCTTATTATTGCAGTATTAAATCCTTGCTATGCGTGACAAATAGCGTAGCCTACATTATGTCTGCCATCTGTTTGATTTTGTGTATTTAAACGAAGTAATATTATTTCtctaatattttttttatgaTGATAGAACTCTGGAAAGCTGGAGAAGGCCGAGATTCTGGAGATGACAGTTCAGTATCTACGAGCGCTCCACTCTGCAGACTTCCCCCGAGGCAGAGAAAAGGGTGCGTTTTCCTGTCCGCTCCAAAGCGCACAGACTCGGGGCTCTCACCCAGAGCGCATCCGTATCCTGTTCCACCTTCCTTGACTCCATTCCGGCTGTCTCGTTGACATATTTATCGTCGTAATATCAATCATCATCACTGTAGTCTATATCGTAAATATATGCTCACATTTGAAAGTAATAGCGTAAAGAATATTGGAGTTTCTGTGTGTTTTCTAATCGTCACCTTCTTCGGATTCCTTTTAGGTGAGCTACTGGGGGAGTTCGCCAACTACTTCCACTACGGCTACCACGAGTGCATGAAGAACCTGGTGCACTACCTGACCACGGAGGAGAGGGTTGAGACCAAAGACATCAAGTACGCAAGGATCCTGGCCTTTCTTCAGTCCAAGTCCCGGGTCGCCACCGAGCCGGTGTTCGGCTCACTGGGCGCGTTTCCAGACCAGGCAGATTATCTGTGCCAGTTGCACTCCTCCCCGGAGTCACTCCAGAGTCACAGCCCCAACGACTCCGTGTTTCAGCAGAGCCCACCCGGACACTTCTCGTGGCACAGCACGGCGCGCAGCCCGACCATCTCGTACCCAACGGTGCCGCTTTCCGCACCGACGCAACAGCACCATGGTGGCTACCTGTCACCAGTGCAAGGACTTGACCATCACTACTTCAACTTTTTCAACGGCCACCCGCACGCGAATGCGTTCAGTTTGCACAGTACGCAACATGCGTTGTAAATAGAATCCGGTTACCATTTTGTGTTGTCTTTATTTATATATGTGTTCATAATAAATACTTAAAGATTGTGGATAttgtatactgtacaatacatctttcttttttaaagaaaagtaaATGTTTATTTCCCACACTTTGTTGTTTTCTTGTGGAGTTATAACGTACATTGTTCATCAATTCGTGAAAACCTCCCTAAAAACCTGATGGTATCATAGCGTTGGTCTATTGATTATGAATAGGCCTAATTGTTAATTCTTCTAAATAATTTATTACAGAAGAGCTCTGCCCATTTctacacaaatatatatttttatttcttaaAGGGATAGGCTAGTTAACTTTTATTCACAGCTTATTTTCAACTAACCAAGGATGTGGTGCTTTTATTCAAACCGTttttaatcaaattaaatcacattttattggtcacatgcacacatTTAGAAGGTgtttattgcgggtgtagcgaaatgcttgtgttacaagcttcaacagtgcagtagcATATaataattcacaacaatacatcaacatctaaaagtaaaataatggaattaagaaatatatataaCGTCCTTAACAGGTTATTTAGCAAGTTCCAGAATATCCTAGCATTTTTGGAGCGTATAGCAATGTTAGTGGACACGGATTGTGCCCTATTTAATTGCCAGTAAGATGCTTGTTGACAAGCAACCGTGGTCCACTTATCTTTAACCTCTATAGGCAGGTGTCATGTATCGATAGGACCTTAGGAGCTTACAATTAAATAAACACCGAACTAACTCACTAAACTGGGACTTCTCTTCTTCTGTGAAGGATGAACTCTTGTTAAGTCAAATATGAATTATATGTTGAGGTTGACAGTTAggctactctcctcttcctcatcagaCAGTTTCTTTCCTCTTCCTCATCAGTTACTCCTCTTACTTATTAAAGCATATGTACCAGCATACACATGCTGGAGGTTGCTTTTCTATGAATTGAAGATTTTTAATGGCTATTGAAAgttgaaaaaaaagaaagaaagtcaCACTCCAAAATACATATCATTCATTATAACTCATTGCTGAACTAATGTTTTGGCACCCTTCTGGGTGAAGTACAGATGTAAGACCTAAAACTGACTACCCTGTTGCAGGATTACAAAAACTTGTAGTGTATGTGAGATTTAAAAACACTTCTGAGTTTGTAATTTTCACTTTTAAATTTCAGGCTTGATTTTTCCTTACAAAAATCTATCACCCCTACCAACAtttccatgaattataatccacataataattcacatttcctgttgctgcagtatTATTTTCCAGCTGTAGCgtactggctcaaattaagatcctacatatttATCAATGCTTTTACTGTTATTTAAAGGCAGTGCATCAGTGCAACCAATGGCTATAGTGAGAGGTGTTGTCTTGTTAAGTGAtgggataatatatatatatatatatatatatatatatatatatatatatttaaaatcacTGAGTAAAATAATAGCACATTATGAAATATGATTATGAAAATATTGATGACAACATATTAGGTCATACACAAGCTCCATCATATACTTCTGCCAGATTTGGGCTACACATTTTTTAAGATGGGGTCAATAAGGTATTGTGCACTTCTTCTTGGTTAAACACAAATTAACAAGCTGATCATATTATCCATCAGAATAGGTGATTGGAATAAGTGTCATTTTATGCAATGGTCTGTTGAACTCCAACACCATGATTGACATTAAGCTTCTTTCCTGGGTGATCCATTAATAACAGTGCATATTCACAGtgcaccatccatccatccctagtTTTCTCCACCTATATTTAAATAAAAGGCAAATAACAAAATAAAGCTGCAAGCAGCAATGCCGGGGTTCAAGTTGTGGGCCCAATGTGCCACCATCAGGACAAATTTGACACACCGCCCTAAAATGAGCTAAATCTGTGCTCCTTATCACGCTTGCCAAATATCCAAACTCCAAATTAAACAGATCATGCAATATGCACATTTTGGACTATTTTTAATGATGTTGACTCCTTTAAAAGTCTTCTTCTCCAGAACCACTACACCAGTCAGCACCACATttggtatgtacagtgccttcagaaagtattcacacccctttattttttccacattttgttgtgttacaaagtgggattaaaatgaatttaattgtatttttggtcaatgatctacacaaaatactttgTAATgtaaagtggaagaaaaatttgaactttttttttaatgaatggaaaataaaacactaatatattttgattagataagtattcaaccccctaaATCATTGCATGTTAGAATCATttttgcagtgattacagctgtgagtctttctgggtaagtc from Oncorhynchus masou masou isolate Uvic2021 chromosome 20, UVic_Omas_1.1, whole genome shotgun sequence includes these protein-coding regions:
- the helt gene encoding hairy and enhancer of split-related protein helt yields the protein MASKMKDRKRTPISHKVIEKRRRDRINRCLNELGKTVPMARAKQNSGKLEKAEILEMTVQYLRALHSADFPRGREKGELLGEFANYFHYGYHECMKNLVHYLTTEERVETKDIKYARILAFLQSKSRVATEPVFGSLGAFPDQADYLCQLHSSPESLQSHSPNDSVFQQSPPGHFSWHSTARSPTISYPTVPLSAPTQQHHGGYLSPVQGLDHHYFNFFNGHPHANAFSLHSTQHAL